The proteins below are encoded in one region of Helianthus annuus cultivar XRQ/B chromosome 2, HanXRQr2.0-SUNRISE, whole genome shotgun sequence:
- the LOC110904411 gene encoding ras-related protein RABE1c: protein MAAPPARARADYDYLIKLLLIGDSGVGKSCLLLRFSDGSFTTSFITTIGIDFKIRTIELDGKRIKLQIWDTAGQERFRTITTAYYRGAMGILLVYDVTDESSFNNIRNWIRNIEQHASDNVNKILVGNKADMDESKRAVPTSKGQALADEYGIKFFETSAKTNMNVEEVFFSIGRDIKQRLSETDTKAAEPQTIKINQPDQSAGGSQAGEKSACCG from the exons ATGGCTGCTCCACCTGCTAGGGCTCGAGCGGATTATGATTACCTCATCAAGCTCCTGTTAATCGGTGACAGTG GTGTTGGTAAGAGTTGTCTTCTTTTACGTTTCTCAGATGGTTCCTTCACCACTagtttcattacaaccatagg AATTGACTTTAAGATAAGGACCATTGAGCTTGACGGAAAACGAATCAAACTGCAAATCTGGGACACTGCTGGTCAAGAGCGATTCAGGACAATCACCACTG CATATTATCGTGGCGCCATGGGTATTCTGCTGGTGTATGATGTAACCGATGAATCATCCTTCAACA ACATAAGGAATTGGATTCGTAACATAGAACAACATGCGTCTGATAATGTAAACAAGATTCTGGTCGGGAACAAGGCTGACATGGACGAGAGCAAACGG GCCGTTCCTACGTCAAAGGGTCAGGCACTTGCTGATGAATATGGAATCAAATTCTTTGAAACT AGTGCGAAAACAAATATGAATGTGGAAGAGGTCTTCTTCTCGATAGGTCGGGATATAAAACAAAGACTTTCTGAAACTGACACAAAGGCTGCTGAG CCTCAGACTATTAAGATTAACCAACCAGACCAGTCAGCTGGAGGTTCACAAGCTGGTGAGAAATCTGCATGCTGTGGATAG